The Chryseolinea soli genome contains a region encoding:
- a CDS encoding phosphatase produces MKTVYSLLLLVLLPAIAIAQKSNYRELTPIRGHYKQLLQFNPKARSSQEPIDKQKFITDQETVDRRMSLTPQYLTSVKVDDFKIPDAPANSSEQTRAEINYLLALQKYRTEEDIRSSLYMADVYYSHRIQPGDSSYARYRRNLFHIGRSIGSWFNPETLPVTADFMAKVWRDASFFIWSLKFKYARIRPYVIDHDLKNLQDTDWAAYPSGHAANSYINAYIYQELAPEFTDVFIKDAYDMAHSREILGVHYPSDSEASRIFARQFVNMLFQNKAFLQDFEKVKQEWAAKAKENFKK; encoded by the coding sequence ATGAAAACAGTTTATTCACTTCTCTTACTCGTTCTTCTACCGGCAATCGCCATCGCACAAAAAAGTAACTACCGCGAGTTGACACCCATTCGCGGTCATTACAAACAGTTGCTCCAATTCAATCCCAAAGCCCGATCGTCACAAGAACCCATCGACAAACAAAAATTCATAACCGATCAGGAGACGGTGGACAGAAGGATGAGCCTCACCCCGCAATACCTGACCAGCGTCAAGGTCGACGATTTCAAAATTCCGGATGCACCCGCCAACAGCTCCGAACAAACGCGGGCAGAGATCAACTACTTGCTGGCTCTTCAAAAGTACCGGACCGAAGAAGACATTCGCTCGAGTCTTTACATGGCCGATGTGTATTATAGCCATCGCATTCAACCGGGCGATTCTTCCTATGCCCGCTATCGCCGGAACCTCTTTCACATTGGCCGCTCCATCGGTTCGTGGTTCAATCCCGAAACCCTGCCGGTCACCGCCGATTTCATGGCCAAGGTATGGCGCGACGCCAGCTTTTTCATCTGGTCGCTCAAATTCAAATATGCCCGCATTCGCCCCTATGTTATCGACCACGACTTAAAAAACCTGCAAGACACCGACTGGGCAGCCTATCCCAGCGGTCATGCAGCGAACTCCTACATCAATGCCTATATCTACCAGGAGCTTGCTCCCGAATTCACCGACGTCTTCATCAAGGATGCCTACGACATGGCACACTCCCGCGAGATCCTGGGTGTTCATTATCCAAGCGATTCGGAAGCGTCAAGGATCTTTGCCCGGCAGTTTGTGAACATGTTGTTTCAGAACAAAGCCTTCCTGCAGGATTTTGAAAAAGTAAAACAAGAGTGGGCAGCAAAGGCAAA